The Syntrophorhabdus sp. DNA window CCTCTCATACAGACCTTACAACAGGATCCCGCCCCTGTCTGTCACGAAATCGACATTTATTCTGTGGTAGTTTCGTTCAAACGACGTGTCATCGTTTCTTGTTCGATGACCTCCCGGGGGTATCCCTCGGGGATCTTGCGGTGGCTTGATGGTCTTCGATGTATTTCAAACGGCTGGGGCTGCTCAGGCGGTTGCCGTCTTCACTCGACGAGGCCGTATTTCACCGCGTACCAGATCAATTCGTTGGTCTTTCTGACGGAGATCTTCTCCAGGATACGCACCCGGTATGTCCGGACGGTATTGATGCTGAGGTGGAGCTGATCGGCTATTTCCTTGTTCGTCAACCCACTTGCCACCATCTTCATCACCTGCATCTCACGGATGGAAAGCTTCTCGTGAGGTGGAGCCTCCGTGTCGGACTCGAAATCGATGACCATCTGTTCGGCAAATGCCGGATTGATGTATCTCTTGCCCGACAGTATCTTGTTGACCGCGGCTACCAGTTCCTCCGACGCGCTCCGCTTCGTTATGTATCCCTGGGCACCGGCCTTGATGGATCTGATGGCGTACTGCTCCTCTGGATACATGCTCACGATGAGAACGGGCAGGCGCGTCCTTCTCTTCTTGATCTCCTTGAGCACCTCGAGGCCATTTATATCGGGAAGTGAGATATCGAGAAGGACCAGGTTATAATCATTCTGGTGGATCTTGTTGATCAACTCGTAGCCTCTTCGCACTTCATCGAAGGTCATGCCGCTGAAATTCTCCTGCAGGATCTCCTTGAGGCCCTTGAGTACCACGGGGTGGTCGTCGGCGATAATGACTCGCATCATCGGTCTATTCCCCTTCGGTTGTCGCGCCCGACGGGACGGAGCGGAACGGTAACGGTGATCGAGGTGCCTTTACCCCGCATACCCATGATGACGAGCGTCCCGCCCAGTGCGTGCGCCCGTTCGTGCATGCCCGTCAGGCCGATGGACCTGGGGTTCACCAGGTCCTTCTTCTTGATGCCCTTTCCGTTGTCACTTATCTCCATGGTGAAGACATTCTTCCGTTTTCTGAGGAGTATCGTGACCTCACGCGCCCCGGAATGGCGCACGACGTTCGTAAGGGCTTCCTGCAGGATCCGGAATGCCTCCGTGGTCACGGTGTCATCAAGGGTCATGTTGTGGGGCTCGGAAACGATGTGACACGCAATGTTCGTTCTTTTCGTGACATCCCTTGCGGCGAGCTCCACCGCGTCCCTGAGGCCGAAATCGTCGAGGGCCACAGGCCGGAGCCTGGCTGACATCTGCTGGACGGCAATGATAGTGTGGTCGAGGGCCGTCAGCAGGGAATTGAGTCGCTCCACCACAAGTCCGTCATCGGCGGCGACCTTTCTCTTTATCCAGCTTACGTCCAGCTTCATGCCTGTCAAGGTTTGACCGAATTCGTCATGGAGTTCGCGTGAGAGTGAGGTGCGCTCATCTTCCCTGATCTTCTGGAGATGTATGCTCAGGTGACGCAACCGTTCCCTGGAATCCTGCAGAGCAGCTTCCATCTTTCTTCGCTCCGCGATCTCCTGTCTGAGGAGCGCGTTCAACTCCGACAGCTGGGCCGTCCGCTGCTGTACACGCTGCTCCAGGGCTTCCTGGGTATCCGGTCGGCGAAGTGATGACGGAACATTCCGCCGCGCCGTTTTCTTTCCCGCAGTACCGGGATTATCCACGATGCCCCCTTGCGATCATTTCCGGTGGGATTCTGCGCCCGCGCCAGCCGGTGTGACCAGTTAACCGATGGTCACGGCTTTTCTCGTTCGAACGCAATCCCGTTTTATGTCCCAATTACAGTTGGAGAAGACAAACCCCCGTCACGTCTTCTCCGCCCT harbors:
- a CDS encoding response regulator transcription factor, with translation MMRVIIADDHPVVLKGLKEILQENFSGMTFDEVRRGYELINKIHQNDYNLVLLDISLPDINGLEVLKEIKKRRTRLPVLIVSMYPEEQYAIRSIKAGAQGYITKRSASEELVAAVNKILSGKRYINPAFAEQMVIDFESDTEAPPHEKLSIREMQVMKMVASGLTNKEIADQLHLSINTVRTYRVRILEKISVRKTNELIWYAVKYGLVE
- a CDS encoding sensor histidine kinase, whose protein sequence is MDNPGTAGKKTARRNVPSSLRRPDTQEALEQRVQQRTAQLSELNALLRQEIAERRKMEAALQDSRERLRHLSIHLQKIREDERTSLSRELHDEFGQTLTGMKLDVSWIKRKVAADDGLVVERLNSLLTALDHTIIAVQQMSARLRPVALDDFGLRDAVELAARDVTKRTNIACHIVSEPHNMTLDDTVTTEAFRILQEALTNVVRHSGAREVTILLRKRKNVFTMEISDNGKGIKKKDLVNPRSIGLTGMHERAHALGGTLVIMGMRGKGTSITVTVPLRPVGRDNRRGIDR